TGATTTACTCAATttattttctttacctttttcttctgattaaaaataaaaataaaaaatcttgcctttttcttttttattctttGTTTTTCCCCATGTACTGAACTATTGTCCAAATGGGACAGACCAATTGTCTGTGTCTTCAGCAGTGTGACTCAGAATTGTATCTTTTACAATTTCCAAAAGGTTATTAAGTAATTTCTTCTGTTTCAAACCTTCTAGCTATTACTTAACGAAGAGGAAAATAGATCTTAGTCAAATGCCTGAAATTCCCATTGAACTGGACAGACAACTGAGgttatgattttcttgatttgttTGAAGAAAAAAATGGATTTCTCTACATCTGGTTTGAAAGATAAAACATGCCTTTCTTCCTAATGAATCTTGAATGATTCTGTCTTTGCATTACCTCTTTATGACTATTTTCAGGAGTCTATCATACATAGGGTCAATAAATCTATCCTCCCGGAATTTTATATGTACACAATGATTCTGTCTTTGCATTACCTCTTTATGACTATTTTCAGGAATCTATCATACATAGGGTCAATAAATCTATCCTCCCGGAATTTTATATGTACACATTCAGCACATTTTGTGATAATCAGATTGGGTAATTTACTCTCATCTAGAAGCTTTTGTATCTGATGTCAATATATGGAGATTGTAGATATTTTACAGTAGTCTAGCAAAAGAGTAGGATAGTAACTTTTAGGAGTGCGCAACTATGCCTCAATCCCAAACAAGTTGTGGTCACTTCAGAAGTATACACCTAGTGTATTTCCTTTTTGGTCCCTAATCTACTAATTTAAGTTGCACatctcttttttccttttctttccctTCCTATTCTATTGTGAAGATAGTTTTTTGTGGATGTTTAGTCACTATTAAATGTTTTTTTAATCTTACCATTCTCAGAAGAAGAAAAAACTAATAAATGTTCTTTTTAATAGGTATGGGTTTACAAGAAAACATCTGAAGAGAAGTTCCCCACCCTGAAAAAGTACTCTGATAAGGCTCCTCTCACAGATAAATTTGCCACTCACGAAATCAAGGTTGATTACGAATATAAAAGCATAGAAGACCCTAATAAAGTTGTGCCACCAGAAGAGAGGATTAAAGGTTTTCGGTATGGACCTCAAGTAGTTCCTATATCCCCTGCTGAGTTGGAGGCTGTAAAGTTCAAACCAGAGAAAAGTGTGAAGCTACTAGGATTCACTGATGCTTCAAATATAATGCGGTATAATTTTAGTTTCTTGAGTACTGTATTCACAGCTTTTTCAGGTTATTATTTGGATAGGAGAGAATTTCTTGTGCCGTTTATCTTTCCAATCATCATTCAGTCATACTCCATCTACTCAGGCATTACTACCTGAAAGATGTAAATATCTTCATAGCCGAACCTGGCAACAAAAAGGCCATCCTTGCACTTTCTGCTTTGGCGAGGGCAATGAAGGAAATGAACAAAGTAGCAATTGTCCGATGCGTATGGAGGCAAGGACAGGCTAATGTTGTTGTTGGGGTCCTAACACCAAATGTCTCTGACAAGGATAATACTGTAAGTATGGTTTAAATTTCACCTCTTGATTGTTACTGTTCTCTTGTTTTAGTGGATATTCGAATCTTAATTGTTGACATTCTCATTGACCACTGCTTGCAGCCTGATTCATtttacttcaatattcttccctTTGCGGAGGATGTTCGGGAGTTTCAGTTTCCTTCTTTCAGCAATCTGCCTTCATCAATGCAGCCAAATGAAAAGCAACAAGAGGCAGCAGATAAATTGGTTCAGATGTTGGATCTTGCACCGCCTGGAAAACAGGAATTGTTGCCACCTGACTTTACACCGAATCCTGTTCTGGAGGTATGACATCATGGTAGTTGCAGAATATTGTTGAAAAATTAAGTTTGAAACTACCCTTGCACTCAGATCACTGATTGGGAGCATGTAATTAAAATATTTTTGTAAAGAGCTGCCTGAATTTATGCTTATTAATAGTTAGGATATTTTCTTGCCAGTTTATTTATGAACTCTCTGATTCCTAATATGAAATAAGAAAAATCTTAGtgaccaaaaaaagaaaagaaataagaaaaatcataacttaagaattctaattTTGTTCTATAATTACCTTTTGCATTATCAGTTTCTAACCAATTAGTATTATACAAATATCCAGCGTTACTACCGCTATCTTGACTTGAAGTCAAAGGACCCAGATGCTGCTGTTCCTCCACTTGATGAAACCCTCAGAAAGATAACAGAACCTGATGTTGAACTTCTTTCTCAAAACAAGTCCATCATAGAGGAACTCCATAGGTATTTTGAACTAAAAGAGAATCCTAAGGTAACTTTCAATATTCATCCCTTTATTCAAATTGGACTTTTCTAGAATAGTCTAGCGGCTGAGGCTTATAACTCTATCAATCTTTATACAATTAACGTGCAGCTGAAAAAATCAACTAGAAGAATTATGAAAGGTAGACCTTCGGGATCAGATGAGGAAAAAGAAGAGTTCGACAAAGGTGCTGATGCCAAAGCTATTGACTCCACTGAGTACTCATCCAAAACGAAAGTTGAGAAAATTGGAGATGTAAATCCTGTTAAAGACTTTGAGGAGATGATGTCTCGAAGGGATAATCCAAAATGGATTAATAAGGCCATTCAGGATATGAAAAATAGGATCTTTGATCTTGTGGAGAATTCTTGTGAAGGGGATACGTATAATAAAGCATTGGAATGTTTGGTGGCGCTACGCAAAGGTTGCATCCTTGAGCAGGTGTGTTTTCTGATGTCCTCTCTTTGCGCTGTAGTTAAATATTGAGTATCTGAGCCATATAAAATAACAAAGCAACATTAATTTTACTTGCATAGGAACCAAAGCAGTTCAATGATTTCCTGTGCCACCTGTGTAAATTCTGCCAAGAAAAAGACCTGAGAAGTTTTTGTCAATATCTCACATCTCATGAAATCACTTTGATAACCAAGTCAGAAGCTCCAGACAGGTCTGGTCATATTTCTAATTTTCTTGATATATCGAACTCCTTACACTGATCTGGCTCtttacttctttttttattttttcttggtGCTGATTACTTGTATTTGGTATCTATTTATCAGTGATATTCCAGAACACGAGGCCAGAAGCTTTATGGTCAAGCCTGAACTTGACTCCGAAAATGTGAAATCAGAGGCTAAAGAAGAGaatgatattatgagtatatACCTGGGTGGAAAGTAGAAAAAGAAACCTAGAGATGCATATTGTGTGATGTACAGGCAGTTGGCATTTCCTGTGAACTTAAAAAGATTTTCCGGTCAAACGTTTTTGAGGTTGAGgataagagaaaaaaagaaatgaGGGGCTGGTGAAGATTGAATCTTAGACCTCGACGAGCTTCATTTTATTACTCCATCCTCAAGTTTGTTCATTTGGCTGTTCAAACTCCTTTTCTTTATTTGCCTATTTTTGATGTCTAAATGACTGGTGCTCTTTCAAGATGAAAGCTATCCTGTAGATGTCTATGTCCATGCTTGTTATTAGCAAGGTGGTGGGTATTTAATAGGTTAACTTATGCAGTAGGAGTTGCCCAGTGTTATTCTTCACCTTTTTCGTTCGCTACAATAGCAACTGAAGCTTAGTCGGGAGCTGAGAACCTAAACAACTGGCAATAAGCATGTCTGCAGAATTTCAAGCCTATTTCAACTATAAACTCCTCTCAAACTGGCATAAAGTGAACGGAGCATTGTTCAATGCATATTCTAACTAGGTTTTTTTCACTAATGCTTTATGTGATTTGACTGCACGGAAGCTGTTTGATTATTGTTCCAATTTTCAAGGGATATACTTTGTTCCCAACTCATTCGTTTGCCGATTTCTGGTTATACCAATTACCTAGATAGCAAATCCAATTTGAAACACACATAACGAGAAGGGACAAAACGTCTTAGTTTCCAGTACAGCTCTAAAAAAGAATGCAAACTCTCATGGCGTGTTTGatcttttaaaatatattttcaatgtttaatttgaagaaattttttgaaaaataatctctaaaaaaacaagttccataagcGGTATTGCACACTAGTTGTCTCCTTCCCACCACACTGCCACAGCCTCCATCCCACTCCTACCCTCCACCCCCAACCCATAGTATTTTCCTAAATTATAAAAATACTTTTTGGATAATATTTTCTACTtgccaaacactagaaaataagtaagaaaagtCACTTATTTTTAGAGAtaacatcttacatgaaaaagaTTTTCCTTCGTATGAAGCACACTAAGCAAGATTTTATACTGGAAAGTATATGATCAAACGAAATATCATACGGAGATCAAATTCTCTTATACTTCAATGCATACGATCTCTAAAAGTTTGATCCTTTCAGCCAGGGACGCTCACTGAAAACAACGGAAATTGCTTCTCGCCATATATTTTCTATTAGAGAATCGTTAACACAACCAGGTATGCAAAAATCCCCACCTACAAAGGCGGAGGCTGGCTTGTCTCATTTTCCTTCTCTCACACAGGCTAACAAAATATTACCCAAATTTATGAAAAGTTTTTTCCTTTTAGTATTAGCTTTTCCTCAATCACTCCGCCGTCCTAGTAATGAAGAAAGTGCCTGTAGATTCTTTGTCCAAATCCTCCCTCAGCGCCAACGTCAAAAGAGATCAACTCACAAATTTCAAGAGGAAAAGATAAGTTCTGCATAGATGACCTTCCCTCCAGGAATTGATAATGCTAAGCTGAATTATCCACGTACTCCAATCAATTCAATATCAAACACCAACCATGAGTTTGGTGGGATATTCTCCCCAGCTCCCTGACTCCCATAGCTGCAAGAACGGGGAATAACAAGAATTAAACAAAATCAGAAAAGGAAGTTACATGTGTGTCGGCGTGTGCACCCAGTAGCAGAGCCAAGATTTTGGAGTCAGGAACTTATCTTGGGACAGTAATAAAGGAAGagctttccaaaaaaaaaaaaatagaggggaAGCAGGGAGAGGGATTTAGTGTCTTCAAATATATTCAGAAGCCGAATATGCAGCATACCCGATTGATGGTGGGACCGTGAGCCTTCTTTTATCACCCACACGCATGCCTGTTATGGACATAATATTAGAGATTAGTGGCTGCAGCTGCGAAAGAAAAGAATTAAATAAGAAATGAGATATCAAATCTACTCATCGCCATCCTTACCATCAAGACCAAGGTTCCATCCCTCAATGATGTCTTTATCACCTTCAAACAATAGAAAGAAAAATCAGTTTAACAGAAGTCCATCAAAACGAAATAAATACTTCTAAGAGTCCAGGTGAGTACCTAGCCGAAATTTATATGGAGATTTTCCAATATTTGTGTCAAAAATCTGCCCATTCTTCTTTAGCTTGCCAGTATAATAAACTTTGATCTGTGCAACAGTACATTCAACAGAAAATATTGAGACTCTATTTTCTGTCGCGTAAATTCATAATTTGAGATATCTATAAATTCCAACTAAGTTACCTTCTTTCCTGGAACAGCCAATTTTCCATCAGGTTCACCCACTGCGAGCTCTTCAATAATCAACCCGTTAGATAAGGTCCTTATTACAGTAGACTCAACCTTCTGACTCTTGTCCTCAACATCCACGGATTGTCTATTCATTTCATTCTCTTGAAGAACAGGAAGATCCATGTTAACCATACAGTTCTCCTCCTGGGATttggtcttctttttcttcttctttttaagtTTCTTATCCAATTGGGTACCATCAGCTAAGAAGTCAGATTTTCCATCTACACCACTGCAGGCATGGATGGTCAAAACAATATAACCAGAGATggtccataaaaaaaaaatctagaaggAGGCTTTGGCATGCAATCTTGCATAGAGAATGCAGGTAGAGAGTAGTGCATGATGTCTGAGTATATATTTACTAGTTCATTGCAGATTCAGTTTTTTCCAACCTATTTCCCCTCAACAACACAAATATATCTTTGACAAAGGTAGGGTGCCCTATTTAGGCCATAGGCAGGATCGGGATTTGGTGCAGTTTCGGAGAAAACAACACTCCTAATTAAACTTTAAAAACTCACTTATTGATGGTCGGTTTTTGATCTTCTTCATCTATTGCAATTGCGATTGGATCCTCACCCAGGTGACCAGCTTTTAGAGGATATTGTTTCAGTTGATCCTCTTTAAGAATGACATCACAGTTTGTATCATGGCTTTCAACAGATTTGGCTTCCACAGAATGTTTTCTTTTCTTCGATCTTGGAACATGTTTAGAATCCTCTTCTGCAGGAGGCTCCAGCGTATCAGACTGGCCATCTTTCCTGCCAGAGCACGTAGCTTTAAAAAAATTAGAAGGGTAATGAGGTGTCAAAAAAACTACTTAAGAAAAACTCTATCAGTACATAGGTGGTGGATGAAACTGCAATCTGAACATCTgtaagcacaaaaaaaaaaaaaaaaaaaaaaaacatttgcatTAAAAAATAAAGCAACATCTTACATATCAATTATCATTGCCAACCCAACATCCACCAAATTTGCTTTATCTTCTTTGTTTTCCTTCCTATCACTGCTAGTATCTGCTTCAGGAAGTTTACCACCATTACCCTCAGGCCGTTTCCTCTTCTTCTTTGATTTAATGCTGTTTTCATGTCTGTTCAATAAGATGGAGCAAAATAATCAGGGAGAAGGTTAGACCCTTTGCCAGAGGCAAGCACTGTTTTCCCTTGAATGGACAAATAAAGGAGAAGAACATTCCATTTGTATGCATGCCCATAAAGCAGAGAGGATAACATGCACTTTTAAGGAATAGGTTCTAGTCATTTTCCTTTTTCAGGATTACTCGAGAGCTGACCTGCCAGATGCAATTTATCTTAATTCTTAGTTTACTCTGGTAAACAATCATGAAATGGCAACAGGTCGACATGCCAACAATGGATATAAGAAAAGAAAACTTTAACAAAATTTATCATGCTAACCCTGGTATGTGTCTTAAAGCTGGAGAACATAAGAAATGATTCGATGTAAAATTTCCTTTGGAAAGATCGGATATCTTGCATGGATCACAGAACAATTATAAATTGAAAACTTACAGCAGGGTTTAGCGGGGTTCATGAAAAATGC
The sequence above is a segment of the Lycium barbarum isolate Lr01 chromosome 6, ASM1917538v2, whole genome shotgun sequence genome. Coding sequences within it:
- the LOC132645701 gene encoding peptidyl-prolyl cis-trans isomerase FKBP43-like — encoded protein: MAFWGIEVKAGNPVTHSFDNERGRLRISQATLGIGNAETKSLVQCNLGNKTPVFLCALLPNKTESCHLDLEFEEAEDVVFSVLGPRTVYLTGYYVGNSRRANINSDTESYGEDIAESEARESCHDSDDDKYDDSFINDAEPETFPPSPASSSGVQEDDEDLSDNKLHNNNGGHKKLRKKYQVSESEDEDILQESEDEDNCLFSALKKKEDVKDKASEDNQKNGMLSAEVPRRIENGGTVESEKTKHENSIKSKKKRKRPEGNGGKLPEADTSSDRKENKEDKANLVDVGLAMIIDMKDGQSDTLEPPAEEDSKHVPRSKKRKHSVEAKSVESHDTNCDVILKEDQLKQYPLKAGHLGEDPIAIAIDEEDQKPTINNGVDGKSDFLADGTQLDKKLKKKKKKKTKSQEENCMVNMDLPVLQENEMNRQSVDVEDKSQKVESTVIRTLSNGLIIEELAVGEPDGKLAVPGKKIKVYYTGKLKKNGQIFDTNIGKSPYKFRLGDKDIIEGWNLGLDGMRVGDKRRLTVPPSIGYGSQGAGENIPPNSWLVFDIELIGVRG
- the LOC132645700 gene encoding ATP-dependent DNA helicase 2 subunit KU80; amino-acid sequence: MARNKEAVVLVIDVGPSMHSVLPEIEKVCSLLIQKKLVFSRYDEVGFVLFGTSDTKNELTEEIGGYEHVTVLRNIKVVDDDLVDALQNLPRGSFPGDFLDAIVVGMDMLIKKFGQTNKGKKRLCLITNAATPIKDPFEGTKEDQVNTITTQMTAQGMKMDCVIVRMKQDWENRRVMEENDFLMSVFSNKSSSKVVYVESPTSLLGALRTRNISPVTIFRGDFEISTQLKIKVWVYKKTSEEKFPTLKKYSDKAPLTDKFATHEIKVDYEYKSIEDPNKVVPPEERIKGFRYGPQVVPISPAELEAVKFKPEKSVKLLGFTDASNIMRHYYLKDVNIFIAEPGNKKAILALSALARAMKEMNKVAIVRCVWRQGQANVVVGVLTPNVSDKDNTPDSFYFNILPFAEDVREFQFPSFSNLPSSMQPNEKQQEAADKLVQMLDLAPPGKQELLPPDFTPNPVLERYYRYLDLKSKDPDAAVPPLDETLRKITEPDVELLSQNKSIIEELHRYFELKENPKLKKSTRRIMKGRPSGSDEEKEEFDKGADAKAIDSTEYSSKTKVEKIGDVNPVKDFEEMMSRRDNPKWINKAIQDMKNRIFDLVENSCEGDTYNKALECLVALRKGCILEQEPKQFNDFLCHLCKFCQEKDLRSFCQYLTSHEITLITKSEAPDSDIPEHEARSFMVKPELDSENVKSEAKEENDIMSIYLGGK